The following proteins are encoded in a genomic region of Leptotrichia sp. oral taxon 215 str. W9775:
- a CDS encoding thymidine phosphorylase, whose amino-acid sequence MRAVDLIEKKRNKEELSKEEISFLLNEYLKGNVPDYQMSAFLMATYFNDMTAGELLEFTTIMRDSGDIVKFDDVEKFLVDKHSTGGVGDKVTVVLAPILSALGMGTTKLSGKGLGHTGGTIDKFEAIEGFRFSNTREEVVSIANKTGIGLMGYSDKIVPLDKKLYSLRDVTGTVPSIPLIASSIMSKKLAIQSDVIILDVKVGDGAFMKDINQAKELAKRMIEIGKGAGRQVKAVLSNMDEPLGYAIGNANEIVEAIETLKGNGPEDLNEVVYTIALLSLKAKGEIKDLSEGKKKIDEVINNGTALEKLSQFITESGGDGNLINDYSLLPQPKEVMEVLSAKEGYVSKIKAEEIGKAAMIIGAGRATKEDLIDHAVGIKILKKVGDKVNKNEKIAEIYYNDSKNVEDSKNMLLDAYVIQEEKVEKQKAILEIIE is encoded by the coding sequence ATGAGAGCAGTAGATTTAATAGAAAAGAAAAGAAATAAAGAAGAACTTTCAAAAGAAGAAATCTCATTTTTGTTAAATGAATATTTAAAGGGAAATGTACCTGATTATCAAATGTCGGCATTTCTTATGGCAACTTACTTTAATGATATGACAGCTGGGGAATTGCTGGAATTTACAACTATAATGAGGGATTCTGGAGATATTGTAAAATTTGATGATGTTGAAAAATTCCTTGTAGATAAGCACAGTACAGGAGGAGTTGGAGATAAGGTAACTGTAGTACTGGCCCCAATATTGTCAGCATTGGGAATGGGAACTACAAAACTTTCTGGAAAAGGATTGGGACATACAGGAGGAACAATAGATAAATTTGAAGCTATAGAAGGATTTAGATTTTCAAATACAAGGGAAGAAGTTGTTTCCATAGCAAATAAAACTGGGATAGGACTTATGGGATACAGTGATAAGATAGTTCCTCTTGACAAGAAACTTTATTCCTTAAGGGATGTTACAGGAACAGTACCGAGCATTCCTCTGATTGCAAGCAGCATTATGAGTAAAAAACTGGCTATACAGTCTGATGTAATTATACTTGACGTAAAAGTAGGAGACGGGGCTTTTATGAAGGATATTAATCAGGCTAAGGAATTGGCAAAAAGAATGATAGAGATAGGAAAAGGTGCCGGAAGACAGGTAAAAGCAGTTTTAAGTAATATGGATGAACCTTTAGGATATGCCATAGGAAATGCAAATGAAATAGTGGAAGCTATAGAAACATTAAAGGGAAATGGTCCTGAAGACCTTAATGAAGTAGTTTATACTATTGCTTTACTGTCATTGAAGGCAAAAGGTGAAATAAAAGATTTATCAGAAGGAAAGAAAAAGATAGATGAAGTAATAAACAATGGAACAGCTCTTGAGAAATTGTCACAGTTTATAACTGAAAGCGGAGGAGATGGAAATCTGATAAATGATTACAGCCTTCTTCCTCAGCCAAAAGAAGTTATGGAGGTACTTTCTGCAAAAGAAGGGTATGTTTCAAAAATAAAAGCTGAAGAAATAGGAAAGGCTGCAATGATTATTGGAGCTGGAAGAGCAACTAAGGAAGACTTGATAGACCATGCTGTTGGAATAAAAATATTGAAAAAAGTAGGAGATAAAGTCAATAAAAATGAAAAAATAGCTGAAATATATTATAATGACAGCAAAAATGTTGAAGATTCTAAAAATATGCTTTTAGATGCCTACGTAATTCAAGAAGAAAAAGTGGAAAAACAGAAGGCAATACTGGAAATAATAGAATAA
- a CDS encoding type II toxin-antitoxin system Phd/YefM family antitoxin, with protein MTNTNATNLRKNLFSYLESAIDYNDVINVNTKKGNAIIISEAEYNGLLETLYLLSDPNMKEKIETAKNATDEDYEVFEW; from the coding sequence GTGACAAATACAAATGCAACTAATTTGAGAAAAAATTTATTTTCTTATTTAGAATCAGCGATTGACTATAATGATGTTATTAATGTGAATACAAAAAAAGGGAATGCAATTATTATTAGTGAAGCTGAATACAATGGTTTACTAGAAACTTTATACTTATTATCAGATCCTAATATGAAAGAAAAGATTGAAACTGCAAAGAATGCTACTGATGAAGATTATGAGGTTTTTGAATGGTAG
- a CDS encoding polysaccharide lyase family 1 protein has product MKKIVLVISLMISLVLCSAEKTDFIREVLAKNDGFASEGKGTTGGAGAVQKNIFKVTNKKEFVEAIRNRKNSDPKILMIYGTIDFDTDDNGKTLKMEDYMVKGYDFQKYLETHASKSSASKSLKEDQEAKRGQSQKNQSKNITVHVPANTSIIGIENAKLKGVDLVIDSDNVIIRNIMFESPYDYFPSWDPKDGKEGNWNSQYDSISIKGGTHIWIDHCHFQDGSETVEKYFDRKYEHRDGLVDITNQSDYITLSYNIFENHNKAILIGSSDSKVADEGKLNVTLHHNYFHNLVQRAPRVRFGKVHVYNNYYQSDNKNSEYSYSYSLGVGKNSKIYAENNVADIEGRDYKEFVKVFGGKELTTVNNIFNGQKIDKFNESLVKVNWVPTLYQKIDATNEVKDKVLNNAGVFKK; this is encoded by the coding sequence ATGAAAAAAATAGTTTTAGTAATTAGTTTAATGATTTCTTTAGTTTTGTGTTCGGCTGAAAAAACGGATTTTATACGAGAAGTATTAGCTAAAAATGATGGATTTGCTTCAGAAGGCAAAGGAACTACTGGTGGAGCTGGAGCTGTGCAGAAAAATATATTTAAAGTTACAAATAAGAAAGAGTTTGTTGAAGCAATTAGAAATAGAAAAAATTCGGATCCTAAGATTTTGATGATATATGGGACAATAGATTTTGATACAGATGATAATGGTAAGACTTTAAAGATGGAAGATTATATGGTTAAAGGGTATGATTTTCAAAAATATTTGGAAACACATGCTTCTAAAAGTTCAGCATCTAAAAGTTTAAAGGAAGATCAGGAAGCAAAAAGAGGGCAATCTCAAAAAAATCAAAGTAAAAATATTACAGTTCATGTTCCTGCAAATACAAGTATAATTGGAATTGAAAATGCAAAATTAAAAGGTGTAGATTTAGTAATAGATTCTGATAATGTAATTATAAGAAATATAATGTTCGAGTCACCTTATGATTATTTTCCGTCATGGGATCCGAAAGATGGAAAAGAAGGTAACTGGAATTCTCAGTATGACAGTATTTCAATAAAGGGTGGTACTCATATTTGGATAGATCATTGCCATTTTCAAGATGGGTCTGAAACTGTTGAAAAATATTTTGATCGTAAATATGAGCATAGAGATGGTTTAGTTGATATAACAAATCAATCAGATTACATAACTTTATCATATAATATTTTTGAAAATCATAATAAAGCAATTTTGATAGGCAGTAGTGATTCAAAAGTAGCGGATGAAGGGAAATTGAATGTGACTTTACATCATAATTATTTTCATAATTTAGTTCAGAGAGCACCAAGAGTAAGATTTGGAAAGGTTCATGTGTATAATAATTATTATCAATCAGACAATAAAAATAGTGAATACAGTTATTCTTATTCTTTAGGAGTTGGAAAAAATTCAAAAATATATGCTGAAAACAATGTTGCAGATATAGAAGGAAGAGATTATAAAGAGTTTGTAAAAGTTTTTGGAGGAAAAGAACTTACAACTGTTAATAATATATTTAATGGACAGAAGATTGATAAATTTAATGAAAGTCTAGTAAAAGTGAATTGGGTTCCTACATTATATCAAAAAATAGATGCTACAAATGAAGTAAAAGATAAAGTTTTAAATAATGCGGGAGTGTTTAAAAAATAA
- a CDS encoding ATP-binding protein, whose protein sequence is MLKRDEYIKQIVPFINKDVIKVLTGIRRSGKSVMLKLLMEELKKRKINENQFIYINFENLKYRNLKNYEKLYDFILNKVNKKYKNYYIFLDEIQEVKEWERCVNSLRVNEEFNFDIYITGSNAKLLSGQLSTYLAGRYIEFVVYPFSFKEFFEIIQEKNQEIKVKEAFQNYVKFGGMPFLHNLDYNFEASMQYLQDLYASIILKDITQRNNIRDTDLLERIINYVVMNIGNTFSATSISKFFKSENRKVATETILNYIKACEEAFLVYRVARNDLLGKKILNVNEKYYIADHGIREAIMENNQKNINQVLENIVYFEMLRRGYNVKIGKVDNLEVDFVCKKNDETIYIQVSYLLASEDTKEREFSVLENIKDNYPKYVLSTDEFDMSRNGIKHMNLIEFLTKDSRNFKNNLCN, encoded by the coding sequence ATGTTAAAAAGAGATGAGTATATAAAACAAATAGTACCTTTTATTAATAAAGACGTCATAAAAGTGTTAACAGGAATAAGAAGAAGTGGAAAATCAGTAATGTTGAAACTTTTAATGGAAGAACTAAAGAAGAGAAAAATAAATGAAAATCAATTTATATACATTAATTTTGAAAATTTAAAATATAGAAATCTAAAAAATTATGAGAAATTATATGATTTTATTTTAAATAAAGTCAATAAAAAATACAAAAATTACTATATTTTTTTAGATGAAATACAGGAAGTGAAAGAATGGGAAAGATGCGTAAATTCTCTGAGAGTAAATGAAGAATTTAATTTTGATATTTATATTACAGGGTCAAATGCTAAATTACTATCAGGACAGCTTTCAACATATTTAGCAGGAAGATATATTGAATTTGTTGTGTATCCGTTTTCATTTAAAGAATTTTTTGAAATTATACAGGAGAAAAATCAAGAAATAAAAGTCAAAGAAGCATTTCAGAATTATGTAAAATTTGGAGGAATGCCATTTCTTCATAATTTGGATTACAATTTTGAAGCAAGTATGCAATATTTACAGGACTTATATGCTTCCATTATATTAAAGGATATTACCCAGAGAAATAATATTAGAGATACAGATTTGCTTGAAAGAATAATAAATTATGTTGTTATGAATATTGGAAATACATTTTCAGCAACATCAATTTCTAAATTTTTTAAAAGCGAGAATAGAAAAGTTGCAACAGAGACAATACTAAACTATATAAAAGCATGTGAAGAGGCATTTTTAGTTTACCGGGTTGCTAGAAATGATTTATTAGGAAAAAAGATATTGAATGTGAATGAAAAATATTACATAGCTGATCATGGAATAAGGGAAGCAATAATGGAAAATAATCAAAAAAATATAAATCAAGTACTGGAAAATATTGTGTACTTTGAAATGTTAAGAAGAGGATATAATGTAAAAATTGGAAAGGTAGATAATCTTGAAGTAGATTTTGTCTGTAAAAAAAATGATGAAACAATATATATTCAAGTGAGTTATCTACTGGCATCAGAAGACACAAAAGAAAGAGAATTTTCAGTTTTAGAAAATATTAAAGACAACTATCCAAAGTATGTGTTGTCAACGGATGAGTTTGATATGTCAAGAAATGGGATAAAGCATATGAATCTGATAGAATTTTTAACAAAAGACAGCAGAAATTTTAAAAATAATCTATGTAATTAG
- a CDS encoding SH3 domain-containing protein, with product MKLKNYLFFGFLLLISMIGFSQNVKADEVLLTDEGVILNLKGLLKMDWDKEDRDVPCFAAGYGEILFYPENKDIVNGKPLVLRLRNFDYYNPDIDADYEKEAVKTEKTVTEILKKNFPEEYKKMQKIRRGNFEVQSTVKIKKVVPYTECDFTTVYAYATELKRVSGAKSKITEIKTKKSEDSEEDFIDPDEKFDLKKYEVSSKDGYSNLREKPTKDSKIVLKMNNGTVVKYITKSGDWYYIHYADYPSENEKEWKVKEYRGFIHKSQLKKYVE from the coding sequence ATGAAACTTAAAAATTATTTATTTTTTGGATTTTTACTATTAATTTCTATGATTGGATTTAGTCAGAATGTGAAAGCTGATGAAGTTCTGCTGACTGATGAAGGGGTAATTTTAAATTTAAAAGGTCTTCTTAAAATGGATTGGGATAAAGAGGATAGAGATGTTCCCTGTTTTGCGGCAGGATATGGTGAAATACTGTTTTATCCTGAAAATAAAGATATTGTAAATGGAAAGCCGTTAGTATTGAGGCTTAGAAATTTTGATTATTATAATCCGGATATTGATGCGGATTATGAAAAGGAAGCTGTTAAGACAGAGAAAACTGTAACTGAAATATTAAAGAAAAATTTTCCGGAAGAGTACAAAAAAATGCAGAAAATCCGTAGAGGAAATTTTGAAGTTCAGTCAACAGTAAAGATAAAAAAGGTGGTACCATATACAGAATGTGATTTTACAACAGTTTATGCTTATGCCACAGAATTAAAGAGAGTTAGTGGAGCAAAATCAAAAATAACAGAAATTAAAACAAAAAAATCAGAAGATTCGGAAGAAGATTTTATAGATCCGGATGAAAAATTTGATTTGAAAAAATATGAAGTAAGTTCAAAGGATGGATATTCAAATTTACGTGAAAAGCCGACAAAAGATTCAAAAATTGTTTTAAAAATGAATAATGGAACTGTTGTAAAATATATTACAAAATCTGGCGACTGGTATTATATTCACTATGCTGATTACCCTTCTGAAAATGAGAAAGAATGGAAGGTCAAAGAATATAGGGGATTTATTCATAAGAGCCAGTTGAAAAAATATGTCGAGTAA
- a CDS encoding DNA-3-methyladenine glycosylase: protein MILEIKEKFYQQDTVTMARELLGKILILKNENGIFAGYIVETEAYLGEFDKACHGYGNKKTPKVEALFEKAGTVYIYTMHTHKMLNIVSCEEGNPQAVLIRAVEPILNVNVMEENRGKSGILVSNGPGKLTKAFGIDDRFNKTEIQIIEKNMFEKKNLLEKLENRNFGIKYDISKINEEYLYLDFENAKIPRKIETSARIGIPNKGIWTEKKLRFFVKGNKFVSGMKKAEMKEDTWK, encoded by the coding sequence ATGATTTTAGAAATAAAAGAAAAATTTTATCAGCAAGATACTGTTACAATGGCAAGGGAACTGCTTGGAAAGATTCTGATTTTAAAAAATGAAAATGGAATATTTGCGGGGTACATTGTTGAAACAGAGGCATATTTAGGAGAGTTTGATAAAGCCTGTCACGGATATGGAAATAAGAAGACTCCAAAAGTTGAAGCATTGTTTGAGAAGGCAGGAACAGTCTATATTTATACGATGCATACTCATAAAATGCTGAATATCGTCTCATGTGAGGAAGGTAATCCGCAGGCAGTATTAATTCGGGCAGTAGAGCCTATTCTAAATGTCAATGTAATGGAAGAAAATCGTGGGAAAAGCGGAATTCTGGTGAGCAATGGCCCAGGAAAATTGACAAAGGCGTTTGGAATAGATGACAGATTTAATAAGACAGAAATTCAGATTATTGAAAAGAATATGTTTGAAAAGAAAAATTTATTAGAGAAATTAGAAAATAGAAATTTTGGAATTAAATATGATATTTCTAAAATAAATGAAGAATATTTATATCTTGACTTTGAAAATGCTAAAATTCCTAGGAAAATAGAAACTTCTGCAAGAATAGGAATTCCAAATAAAGGAATCTGGACTGAGAAGAAATTAAGATTTTTTGTAAAAGGGAATAAATTTGTTTCTGGAATGAAGAAAGCGGAAATGAAGGAAGATACATGGAAGTAA
- the deoC gene encoding deoxyribose-phosphate aldolase, with product MEISKFIDHTILKATARKEDIKKLCEEAKKYNFFSVCVNGANVRYAYEQVKNSDVKVAAVVGFPLGAMSKDAKVFEAKRAIEDGASEIDMVINIGALKDGEYEYVENEIREIKETIGNNVLKVIIETCYLTDDEKKKACELSLNAKADFVKTSTGFGTGGATFEDVQLMKSVVGDKAEVKASGGVKDLETAKKYIELGATRLGTSSGIAIVTGMESEKSGY from the coding sequence ATGGAAATAAGCAAATTTATCGATCACACAATTTTAAAGGCAACTGCTAGAAAGGAAGATATTAAGAAATTATGTGAGGAGGCAAAAAAATATAATTTCTTTTCTGTATGTGTAAATGGTGCAAATGTCAGATATGCTTATGAGCAGGTAAAAAATTCTGATGTGAAGGTGGCTGCAGTTGTGGGATTTCCTTTAGGAGCAATGTCTAAGGATGCTAAAGTTTTTGAAGCAAAAAGGGCAATAGAAGACGGTGCTTCAGAAATAGATATGGTTATAAATATTGGAGCATTAAAAGATGGAGAATACGAATATGTGGAAAATGAAATCAGAGAAATAAAGGAAACTATTGGAAATAATGTATTAAAAGTAATAATAGAAACTTGCTACCTTACTGATGACGAGAAGAAAAAGGCATGTGAGCTGTCATTAAATGCAAAGGCTGATTTTGTAAAAACTTCTACAGGATTTGGAACAGGAGGAGCAACATTTGAAGATGTACAACTTATGAAATCAGTAGTCGGAGATAAAGCAGAAGTTAAGGCAAGTGGTGGAGTGAAAGACCTTGAAACTGCAAAAAAATATATCGAATTGGGAGCAACAAGACTTGGTACAAGTTCTGGAATAGCAATTGTAACAGGAATGGAAAGTGAAAAATCAGGATATTAA
- a CDS encoding CorA family divalent cation transporter, with amino-acid sequence MIKRIDTKSGKTISYVYNLKDEDYRIVSERLEMDEDKIKNVIDEETFTPRISKSDWEIYKLYYPTVKKPMIDKEVTSYEINPIVICMKEDKVVILDDDYFEDFYDFVEEYAELRDDVLEENRFFLNMLHKISQSLYKYVRLLIGEHDNIETVLREQQSNEKLISLSEVEQGFYVYNIAMRNLDYVVENLKEDEQFQQYEEYMTRILQEINFTLDLSSSYCEICKTTRETYSSYIGNNMNITMKVLAAATILITVPNMIFGFYGMNVKLPLQDTGFWALVIIFVIMVALMVVLWKYLKDKVL; translated from the coding sequence ATGATAAAAAGAATAGATACAAAAAGTGGAAAAACAATTTCATATGTATATAATTTAAAAGATGAAGATTATAGAATTGTATCTGAAAGATTGGAAATGGATGAAGATAAAATAAAAAATGTTATTGATGAAGAAACTTTCACTCCAAGAATTTCAAAATCAGACTGGGAAATTTATAAGCTGTATTATCCGACTGTGAAAAAACCTATGATAGATAAAGAGGTTACATCTTACGAGATTAATCCAATTGTGATTTGTATGAAGGAGGACAAAGTTGTCATTTTAGATGATGATTATTTTGAAGATTTTTATGATTTTGTTGAAGAATATGCTGAATTGAGGGATGATGTTCTTGAGGAAAATCGTTTTTTTCTAAATATGCTTCATAAAATTTCTCAAAGTTTGTATAAATATGTACGACTTTTAATTGGTGAGCACGATAATATTGAAACAGTTTTAAGGGAACAGCAAAGCAATGAAAAATTGATTTCATTATCGGAAGTGGAGCAAGGCTTTTATGTTTACAATATCGCAATGAGAAATTTGGATTATGTCGTTGAGAATTTGAAAGAAGATGAACAATTTCAGCAATATGAAGAATATATGACAAGAATTTTGCAGGAAATAAACTTTACACTTGATTTATCTTCATCATACTGTGAAATTTGTAAAACAACAAGGGAAACATACTCTTCATATATTGGAAATAATATGAATATTACAATGAAAGTTTTGGCAGCGGCGACAATACTAATCACAGTTCCAAATATGATTTTTGGATTTTATGGAATGAATGTAAAATTACCACTTCAAGACACAGGATTTTGGGCATTAGTCATAATTTTTGTGATAATGGTAGCTTTGATGGTTGTATTGTGGAAGTATTTGAAAGATAAGGTTTTGTAA
- a CDS encoding DKNYY domain-containing protein, which produces MKKIFLRIVLLLILANVGFGDVIQILGSNYSIYKGNVYYGNEILEGANPKTAELIGFSLLKDDKNHVYIGNSSIGLWKLDKIENPETFEFLSDTINTDSFYGKDKYNVYYVNRIFLSCFGTYTWIGFKVEGINRDKVEVLNDWFIKDDKNIYFEGKILEGVDYNTFEVLPNGDGKDKNRSYEYLTKD; this is translated from the coding sequence GTGAAAAAAATTTTTTTGAGGATAGTATTATTATTAATTTTGGCAAATGTGGGTTTTGGAGATGTTATTCAAATTTTAGGAAGTAATTATTCAATATACAAAGGAAATGTTTATTATGGAAATGAAATTTTGGAAGGAGCAAATCCGAAAACTGCTGAGTTGATAGGATTTTCTCTTTTAAAAGATGATAAAAATCATGTGTATATAGGAAATAGCAGTATAGGTCTTTGGAAACTTGATAAAATTGAAAATCCTGAAACATTCGAATTTTTATCAGATACTATAAATACTGATTCATTTTATGGAAAAGACAAATATAATGTTTATTATGTAAATAGGATATTTTTAAGTTGTTTTGGAACATATACTTGGATAGGGTTTAAAGTAGAAGGAATTAATAGAGATAAAGTAGAAGTTTTGAATGACTGGTTTATAAAAGATGATAAAAATATTTATTTTGAGGGAAAAATTTTAGAAGGTGTAGATTATAATACATTTGAAGTGCTTCCAAATGGAGATGGAAAAGATAAAAATAGAAGTTATGAATATTTGACTAAAGACTAG
- a CDS encoding BMP family protein — MRKILTFLSIMATLVLFVACGNSKPAEGEQKKDGGEKQVAQSADVKKNIAVVYSTGGKGDKSFNDAVFHGLEKAKAELGIKFSEYEPKNAESEAKEALEKFAETGEYDLIIGVGFTMKESVMAAATAYPDQKFAIVDETITGLPNVTSLTFKEHEGSFLVGALAAMMSKTGTIGFIGGMENPVIQKFEAGFAQGAKYINPNIKVLSVYIGGSNAFNDPASAKTKTETLIQQKADVVYHAAGGSGAGVFQAAKEKNVYAIGVDSDQDDIVPGTILTSMMKYVDVATFNIVKDTLEGKFTNEHHEFGVKENGVGTTDFKNTKDKIGEANIKKLEEIKQDISSGKIVVSPTVQGK; from the coding sequence ATGAGAAAAATTTTAACATTTTTAAGTATCATGGCTACATTAGTACTGTTCGTAGCATGTGGGAATTCAAAGCCTGCAGAAGGTGAACAGAAAAAAGATGGTGGAGAAAAGCAGGTTGCTCAGTCAGCTGATGTTAAAAAGAACATAGCTGTTGTTTATTCTACAGGTGGAAAAGGAGACAAATCTTTTAATGACGCTGTATTCCACGGATTAGAAAAAGCAAAAGCTGAATTAGGTATTAAATTTAGTGAATATGAACCTAAAAACGCAGAATCTGAAGCAAAAGAAGCATTGGAAAAATTTGCTGAAACAGGAGAATATGATTTAATTATTGGTGTAGGATTCACAATGAAAGAATCAGTAATGGCAGCTGCAACAGCTTATCCTGATCAAAAATTTGCTATCGTTGATGAAACAATTACAGGACTTCCAAATGTTACATCTTTAACATTTAAAGAACATGAAGGATCATTCCTTGTAGGAGCATTGGCTGCAATGATGAGTAAAACAGGAACAATTGGATTTATAGGTGGAATGGAAAATCCTGTTATCCAAAAATTTGAAGCTGGATTTGCTCAAGGAGCGAAATACATAAATCCTAATATAAAAGTATTATCAGTTTACATTGGTGGAAGTAATGCATTTAACGATCCTGCATCTGCAAAAACTAAAACAGAAACTTTAATTCAACAAAAAGCTGATGTAGTTTACCATGCTGCAGGAGGAAGTGGAGCAGGAGTATTCCAGGCTGCAAAAGAAAAAAATGTTTATGCAATTGGAGTAGACTCTGACCAGGATGATATAGTTCCAGGAACAATTTTGACTTCAATGATGAAATATGTTGACGTTGCTACATTTAACATAGTAAAAGATACTCTTGAAGGAAAATTCACTAACGAACATCATGAATTTGGTGTTAAAGAAAATGGTGTAGGAACAACTGATTTCAAAAATACAAAAGATAAAATTGGAGAAGCAAACATTAAAAAGTTAGAAGAAATAAAACAAGATATAAGTAGTGGAAAAATCGTAGTTAGTCCTACTGTACAAGGTAAATAA
- a CDS encoding GNAT family N-acetyltransferase translates to MEEIVLKSPTIEELWFIEKLLSDPETMSYNHAYGGTINFPKEQWEEWYAYWMENVQGKRFYRYLYNKNLKEYIGEVYYRYDESTDAYCCGILILDKWRNRGYGTEGIKLLCRSAKENGIKEFYDNIAIDNPSINLFKKLGFIEKFRNEEYIRVYKKL, encoded by the coding sequence ATGGAAGAAATAGTATTAAAGAGTCCTACAATTGAAGAATTGTGGTTTATAGAGAAACTTTTAAGTGATCCGGAAACAATGTCCTACAATCATGCATATGGTGGAACTATAAATTTTCCAAAAGAACAATGGGAAGAATGGTATGCTTATTGGATGGAAAATGTTCAAGGCAAAAGATTTTACAGATATTTGTATAACAAAAATCTTAAAGAATATATAGGAGAAGTTTATTACAGATATGATGAAAGCACAGATGCCTATTGTTGCGGAATATTGATATTAGATAAATGGAGAAACAGGGGCTATGGAACTGAAGGTATAAAGTTACTTTGTAGAAGTGCAAAAGAGAATGGAATAAAGGAATTTTATGATAATATAGCCATAGATAATCCATCTATTAATCTGTTTAAGAAATTAGGATTTATAGAAAAATTCAGAAATGAAGAATATATAAGAGTTTATAAAAAATTATAA
- a CDS encoding Txe/YoeB family addiction module toxin, giving the protein MVEKYKIYILKKANKDKEKIKQFPALKNNVDKLINFIKKNPFQTPPSYEILTKDLKGYYSRRINKQHRLVYEVIEEEKRINVISMWTHYEF; this is encoded by the coding sequence ATGGTAGAAAAATATAAGATTTATATTTTAAAGAAAGCTAATAAAGATAAGGAGAAAATAAAACAATTTCCAGCATTAAAAAATAATGTAGATAAATTGATAAATTTTATAAAGAAAAATCCTTTTCAAACTCCACCATCTTACGAGATTTTAACTAAAGATTTGAAGGGATATTATTCAAGAAGAATTAATAAGCAACATAGGCTTGTTTATGAAGTTATTGAGGAAGAAAAAAGGATAAATGTTATTAGTATGTGGACACATTATGAATTTTAG